AGCGGTAACATGGACTCTTAAAAACGTGCTGAAACTTTGTTGCtccttgctgaaacaagcaaGGTGTTTTTGCAAAAGACACTCCCTGCAGCagcacacatagaaatagaatgaatataacgtacttggaacctctaaccctgtcaATTTCactggtaaactcatgggtacaaACGCAATGGttgcctggtattgtgatgcaatcatttccttggtaatgtagaatgttcattcaaatgatgttaactgatgtggctcatgcaatggaatgtGGCTCAATCAACACTTCCTGTGTcaggccctgaccttagagatcctttttatgtctcgattttggtttggtcagggcatgagttggggtgggcattctatgttttgtgttctatgttttctatttctttgtgtttggccgggtatggttctcaatcagggacagatgtctatagttgtctctgattgggaaccatacttaggtaccctttttccccacctgtgggtgtgggaagttgtctttgtttgtAGCATTATAGCCCTTAGGCTTCACGGTCGTTTTTGATTGGTTATTGTTTTTGTCAGCGTCATCCGAAataaaggaatatgtacgctcaccacgctttGGTCCTCCTCATTCAACGATCGTGACATCCTGCTTTGCTTCTATGGGGATACTCGCAATAGCCACCAGTCCACCCATTAATGCCATCATAGACTTGAAATGGGGACgcccgttctattcattctatttctatggcagcacatgcagtcaggTGCGGAGGAGAGGTGAAAATGTGTCTTCAAtttcctttttctttttttttatattcaaatgtttaTTATGGTGACCGGGGTCATTTGGCTGACCAATAACCACcatccaaaattccatgactGTAACAGCCCTAGTTGCAGATCATTCCAAAGGTTGAATATccccactctggctggattccaataggaattacacatcactttgcaagccagcatagtGGTATACAGGCCTGTTGTGGCCTGTATACAATGAGTATCAGGACAAAAACTAGGCCCTTGAAATAGGGCCTTATGAAATACTGTACGTTTTGTATTGTGTTAAAGAATGTAATTTTAATGTTAACATATTCGCTTTGGATCTCACTTGGTGAACTCCACAGGACTGAAAATggatgaatgcaacaaccatgtcttTGTCACTGACAGATACAGTCATTGGTAGTAACTCTACAAATCACTCTAAAGCAAGGCACtatgggaaatatgcaaataagtcTTTACACTAGGcagtgtgttaatttaacactgttccagTGTCTATACAGGTCCACACTTttagtgttgatttaacactgaaGAATTTGCTGTGTGTAGTATAAGTGTAAGCAGAAAAACATGTCAGATTGCTGAAATCTGAGTGATGAAAAATCATTTTACAACATGTTCTTTGGAAACTGAAAAGGGCATGTCATTTGAACATGAATCCAATGTTAATGTGTAATGTGTCATGGTACAGTACAGTCGGGTGGCCAAATGTTTTAAACTGGCCtattggagagagaggggagagagagagagagagagagagagagagagagagagagagagagagagagagagagagagagagagagaatctgagaACAGGAACAAACAGACGGACAACTGTACTGCCATGTTATTCGATCAGCCCTTATTCAATTAAAACTTTCCCAAATGTGCTCTTTATTTGAAATGTACAGTCTTCAAGGATATGACATATCTTTTAAGCccattacatacagtggggagaacaagtatttgatacactgccgattttgcaggttttcccacttgcaaagcatgtagaggtctgtaaattttatcataggtacacttcaactgtgagagacggaatctaaaacaaaaatccagaaaatcacattgtatgatttttaagtaattaatttgcattttattgcatgacataagtatttgatgcatcagaaaagcagaacttaatatttggcacagaaacctttgtttgccattacagagatcatacgtttcctgtagttcttgaccaggtttgcacacactgtagcAGGGATTTtggtccactcctccatacacacCTTctggtttcggggctgtcgctgggcaatacggactttcagctccctccaaagattttatattgggttcaggtctggagactgactaggctccaggaccttgaaatgcttcttacagagccactctttagttgccctggctgtgtgttttgggtcgttgtcatgctggaagacccagccacgacccatcttcaatgctcttactgagggaaggaggttgttggccaagatctcgcgatacatggccccatccatcctcctctcaatgcggtgcagtcgtcctgtcccctttgcagacaagcatccccaaagaatgatgtttccacatccatgcttcacggttgggattgtgttcttggggttgtactcatccttcttcgtcctccaaacacggcgagtggagtttagaccaaaaagctctatttttgtctcatcagaccacataaccttctcccattcctcctctggatcatccagatggtcattggcaaacttcagacgggcctggacatgcactggcttgagcaggaGGACCTTGCGtgagctgcaggattttaatccatgacggcgtagtgtgttactaatggttttctttgagactgtggtcccagctctcttcaggtcattgaccaggtcctgccgtgtagttctggcctgatccctcaccttcctcatgatcattgatgccccacgaggtgagatcttgcatggagccccggaccgagggtgattgaccatcatcttgaacttcttccattttctaataattgcatcaacagttgttgccttctcaccaagctgcttgcctattgtcctgtagccatcctagccttgtgcaggtctacaattttatccctgatgttcTTACAAAGCTCTCTGGgtttggccattgtggagaggttggagtctgtttgattgagtgtgtggacaggtgtcttttatacaggtaacgagttccaacaggtgcagttaatacaggtaatgagtggagaacaggggggctaacaggtctgtgagagccggaattcttactggttggtaggtgatcaaatacttatgtcatgcaataaaatgcaaattaatatcttaaaaatcatacaatgtgatattctggatttttttaaagattccgtctctcacagttgaagtgtacctatgatacaaattacagacctctacatgctttgtaagtagggaaaacctgcaaaatcagcagtgtatcaaatacttctcCCCACTGTATTGTAGTAAAGGAATACAATTCCATGGGAGGAAACATTGAACGCCATTTACAGCTAATAAAGTTCTTTTaaacctgaacacacacacctcactaaaCTTCGTGGGAATCCATAACCAATTCTGGCCCTGACACTCATGTTGTTCTTATACTGAGATTCTGAAGCAACTGTGGTACTGTACCTAGTGTGTGTTCTAATATGGTAGTGAATGTGACATCGTGTGACATTGTGCGTGGTACGAAATGGCTCAATCAGGTATGGAAGTGTTAATTTTGTTGATGCTTGTTGGATAGATGGGGAGTTGAGCAGAACAGGCACATACTATACTGCAGaggtaggcaactagattcagtCGCGGGCCAATTATTGTTGGAGCGGATGGTCGTGCGGCCGGAACTTAATTATAATCATtggtacactgcaaattgaccacaactaagcccaaaaataaattgtatttgaaaataacaattatTTCATATCTTGATTACATCGATATACGATCACTTATGTCTCATTTTTTATTCATGGGAATGCTTTGGAACAGATTTCATGAATTAAAATCAGTTTTagcatctttaaaaaaaattacaATAGCATATTGTATACATAAACTGGGTCACACTTAACATTAGTGTGATAATTTTTACTGTGAAATTATTCTTATAGTTACCAGTATTGTAATTACTCATTGTTACAATATACTTATATTGTACTTGGGAGTACAGTGGGGTTGGAGGATAGAGGTGCGAATGGTGGAGGGGGGTTGAGTGGGGCTCACCTCGTGGGCCAGTCCGGTAGTAAGTGGGCTATCTGAGAGGAGGCTGTCATTGGGCGAGCTGCACCCCGACACTGGAGTGCTACTGCTGCTGGGGGAATAGTCTGCAGGATGGAAGGGAGGGATAGCCAATCAGCTAAAGAGATACTGACATGTAGGATaacagatttgtgtgtgtgtgtgtgtgtgtgtgtgtgtgtgtgtgtgtgtgtgtgtgtgtgtgtgtgtgtgtgtgtgtgtgtgtgtgtgtgtgtgtgtgtgtgtgtgtgtgtgtgtgtgtgtgtgtgtgtgtgtgtgtgtgtgtgtgttagtggcgGTAAACAAACACTAGTccgcccagcactaacacacctgattcaactaatcactTCATCAACAAGACCCTGGCCATATTCATTTGGCACCAAAGGGATGTAAACTCACTGAAATTGTCCAATAGGAAATGCTTGTTTACATTTACCTGAAATTGTCCAATAGGAAATGCTTGTTTACATTTACCTGAAATTGTCCAATAGGAAATGCTTGTTTACATTTGCCgctgagaaaaatatatattctactttgtgccctaatgaatacgacccaggaATGTTAGTGTTAGGCCGAAGCCAAAGTGCTCAGACACTGTGGCTACAGCACCAGGAAGAGATAGAGGTTGGTTTGATAGACGGTGTACACAACGAGGCAGGAAGGACTACGTTACCCTGAGTGTCCGGCGTTCTGTGCTTGACAGTAGGGGGAGCACTGGTTTTGCGTTGGAGAGGGTTCTGTCTGGAGTTGATGTGCTTCTTCAGTTTACTCTTCACCTTCAGGATGGGCTCCgaggctgaacacacacacacacacgagcaaaCATGCGcagacgcacacaaacacacacacgcattaattaacgcacacacacgtacatgaaaatacacacacacaacacacacacacacacacacacacacacacacacacacacacacacacacacacacacacacacacacacacacacacacacacacacacacacacacacacacacacacacacacacacacacacacacacacacacacgcaaaagtAGATTGTGCCGAATATCTGAATTCCTCCTTCGCCATTCCAACAGTATTAAACTAAAAATGGCTACAAATCCATAATGTGCTATGCCAGCATAAAGCAATACCCTTTTACATAACAAAACCCAAAAGCTCTTCTACGCCCCAGCTGAACAAATAACAAAAGAGTTGACAGCAGTGCCAAAAGTTTCATGTTTACTTTGGCAATGACCACAATAGGCCTAACCAAACGATCAATCAGCGAGCGGCTTAGCACAGACAAAAGACACCCATGACAGTCTGGTATTGTTGTCGGATTTTAATACAGAGGCTGAGGGGCGTGTAGCCTCAAATGGCCAATGCTGCCCGGGTAACACAGGTAAATAATGGCATTGCAATAGTCCTCCAGGTGACATAGTTTAGTAGGGACCACTCCTTAGTAGTACTTATGCATATAATGGAAAGAGGCCACACTTTTGCAATTGTTCAATTCTGTGACCATGGCATTGAGGACTATCTCTATCCTATTAGTTAATTTGTGCATGGTGGAAAGTTTGGCCTCTATTCACCTCTATGTCCGCACGTCATTCACACgcccagtcagacagacatgtCTGAGATTCTCACACGTGGTTCATTTTACACATACTTTAGTTACGTAATAGCTTTTGgtctttctcagtctctctctctctctctctctctctctctctctctctctctctctctctctctctccctctctctctctctctctacagtgttATTTTTCCTTCCTTTTTAGGCTTGGCGACTCCCACTTTGTCTCtgcctctttctgtgt
This sequence is a window from Oncorhynchus gorbuscha isolate QuinsamMale2020 ecotype Even-year unplaced genomic scaffold, OgorEven_v1.0 Un_scaffold_4654, whole genome shotgun sequence. Protein-coding genes within it:
- the LOC124028679 gene encoding histone deacetylase 7-like; this encodes MTLNWLFRELAPDPDMTPKPLMVTPDVHHPLCDQRKDMPLRRTASEPILKVKSKLKKHINSRQNPLQRKTSAPPTVKHRTPDTQDYSPSSSSTPVSGCSSPNDSLLSDSPLTTGLAHEVSPTQPPSTIRTSILQPHCTPKYNISIL